One genomic region from Candidatus Nomurabacteria bacterium encodes:
- the murB gene encoding UDP-N-acetylmuramate dehydrogenase — MDIQSNVSLKNFSSMRLGGDARYLVQINSINQLTEALTWAEQHILDTITIGAGSNIVWRDSGFGGLVIVNRIRQWQVQEIGGSNTALFTMGAGENWDDSVRKTVEIGYSGLENLSLIPGTVGASPVQNIGAYGTELKDTLVSVRVYDKKQHLFRTLSNKQCEFAYRDSCFKSSQKGRYVIVSITCKLHKQNQKPPFYESLQKYLNDKKITSYTPKNIRKAIISIRESKLPNPDKIANNGSFFANPIINKTQAQKILAKYPDAPHWEMASGIKLSSAWLIEQAGYKKGHQDLETGMALWKNQALVLVNETAKTTNDLLIFKQKIMNAVYHEFNIKLQQEPELI; from the coding sequence ATGGATATTCAATCTAATGTAAGTCTTAAGAATTTTAGCTCTATGCGTCTTGGCGGAGATGCGCGCTACCTTGTACAAATAAACAGCATTAATCAGCTAACCGAAGCCCTTACTTGGGCCGAACAACATATCCTAGATACTATAACAATCGGCGCCGGTAGCAATATTGTGTGGCGCGACAGTGGATTTGGTGGTCTCGTTATAGTTAATAGAATAAGGCAATGGCAGGTACAAGAAATTGGCGGATCAAACACTGCTCTTTTTACCATGGGTGCAGGAGAGAATTGGGATGATTCTGTCAGAAAGACGGTTGAAATAGGATATAGTGGCCTGGAAAATTTATCTCTCATACCAGGAACGGTTGGAGCAAGTCCAGTGCAAAACATCGGTGCGTACGGTACAGAGCTTAAGGATACGTTAGTTTCGGTTCGGGTATACGATAAAAAACAACATCTATTCAGAACTCTCTCTAACAAACAATGTGAATTTGCATATCGCGACAGTTGTTTTAAGTCATCACAGAAAGGTCGTTACGTTATCGTATCGATCACTTGTAAACTTCATAAGCAAAACCAAAAACCCCCATTTTACGAAAGCCTACAAAAATATCTTAATGACAAAAAGATAACGTCGTACACTCCAAAAAATATTCGCAAGGCAATCATAAGCATTAGAGAGAGTAAATTGCCCAACCCAGATAAAATCGCCAATAATGGTTCTTTCTTTGCTAACCCAATCATAAACAAAACGCAAGCGCAAAAGATTTTAGCTAAATACCCCGATGCACCACATTGGGAAATGGCCAGTGGAATAAAACTATCCTCTGCTTGGTTAATCGAACAAGCGGGCTATAAAAAAGGCCACCAAGACCTTGAAACTGGTATGGCATTATGGAAAAATCAAGCGTTAGTGTTAGTAAACGAAACAGCTAAAACAACCAATGATTTACTAATCTTTAAGCAAAAGATTATGAACGCCGTTTACCACGAATTTAACATTAAGCTTCAACAAGAACCAGAACTAATCTAA
- a CDS encoding helix-turn-helix transcriptional regulator yields the protein MGESTPYKVIGLRLKNLREQAKESLLEVSGAVEVDLDLLKDIEAGKRLPDEDVLLMLINHFKVSDQESMKLWELAGYGKDADKEPLIDEQLLKQITMVIPIDNKVAFTDSARVSSNINGVTIDFTVMAGNTKPQTVSRVGMSLDQAIQLSKLIEMAVKVAKQPRAPLQLPPGDNKRELHQKTDKNNPK from the coding sequence ATGGGAGAATCTACGCCTTATAAAGTTATTGGTCTGCGCCTTAAGAATCTGCGAGAACAAGCAAAAGAAAGTTTGCTAGAAGTTAGTGGTGCTGTTGAGGTCGACTTAGATCTACTCAAAGATATTGAGGCCGGAAAACGTTTACCAGATGAGGATGTGTTATTAATGTTGATTAATCACTTTAAAGTATCAGATCAAGAATCAATGAAGCTCTGGGAGTTGGCAGGATATGGAAAAGATGCTGACAAAGAACCATTGATTGATGAGCAACTCTTAAAACAGATAACTATGGTTATACCGATAGACAATAAAGTTGCTTTTACAGACTCTGCTAGAGTTAGCTCAAATATCAATGGCGTGACAATTGACTTTACTGTCATGGCAGGCAACACAAAACCACAAACAGTTTCAAGAGTGGGTATGAGTCTGGATCAGGCAATACAACTTTCAAAACTCATAGAAATGGCAGTAAAGGTAGCAAAACAGCCCAGAGCGCCACTACAATTACCACCTGGCGATAATAAACGCGAGCTTCATCAAAAAACAGATAAGAATAATCCTAAATAA
- a CDS encoding prepilin-type N-terminal cleavage/methylation domain-containing protein — MKDNGFTLVELMITIGLTALLMGVVLTFAMNSLVQYAKTEVRTDLLNEAQAGLDVINNDIRLSGNADLNNRISDDNAPGAPDDKLSWLSDSDTLILATAVEDTNGDIIFADPALYISEKDNNVYYLDNGTLYKRTLANDVSGNTTKTTCPPPQATETCPADRKLLSNIETFQVKYYNDQNAEVTPTEARSVELFVKLQKTSYGQPLSVEYSTRMVFRND, encoded by the coding sequence ATGAAAGATAACGGATTTACCTTGGTAGAGCTTATGATAACGATCGGCCTGACAGCCTTACTTATGGGAGTAGTGTTGACTTTTGCTATGAACAGCTTGGTTCAATATGCTAAGACTGAAGTAAGAACGGATCTGCTCAACGAAGCTCAAGCAGGTTTAGATGTTATTAACAATGATATAAGGCTATCGGGCAATGCCGATCTTAATAACAGAATATCTGATGATAATGCACCTGGAGCCCCTGATGATAAACTAAGCTGGCTTTCAGACTCTGATACATTAATTTTAGCCACAGCAGTAGAAGATACTAATGGTGATATTATTTTTGCAGACCCCGCACTGTATATTTCTGAAAAAGATAACAATGTTTACTATCTAGACAACGGCACTCTGTATAAGCGCACTTTAGCAAATGACGTTTCTGGAAATACCACAAAAACTACCTGCCCACCACCCCAGGCGACCGAAACATGTCCCGCTGACAGAAAATTGTTAAGTAATATTGAGACATTCCAGGTCAAATACTATAACGACCAAAACGCAGAAGTGACACCCACAGAAGCACGGTCTGTCGAATTATTTGTTAAACTACAAAAGACTTCTTATGGTCAACCACTATCAGTAGAATATTCAACAAGAATGGTGTTTAGAAATGATTAA